In Nocardioides faecalis, the following proteins share a genomic window:
- a CDS encoding CocE/NonD family hydrolase: protein MTPTLTTVGVPMADGTTLATDVWLPPAEQFGGPRPTLLQRLPYGRGSASAMVLPAPAALAALGYAVVVQDVRGTGDSEGDFVPFHEAADGAATVEWAAAQPFSDGRVCLYGFSYQGYNQLQTAALRPAGLVAVAPMMAPTSPYEFVHEAGARKWDFMVLWAAQLTRLGGDPQRRAGDPHAAEAAAAIGAEPPQWYRHWVGNDQPAGYWDSLTADLEAIDVPAFTVLGYADVFASGTWALAGCLDATVVCGPWAHMPWGSRIGDLELGPEAGPAPAVEGFLAFLDHVFGEGPAPARSTWFEVGGGWHTSAQWPPPAEPLTLHGTSGASGANSRHGSGALVPEPPQAAHPEWFVADPTAPVPGASAAYPDNAALEDRRDVLCWTTGPQDAPLRLAGTPVVSVEVSTPAASLDVFAALCVVDGGVSRQVSAGVRRTTGGRVEVGLSPVGWRLEPGQVLRVEVSASRFPRHDLNPQGADGVLIAPVTLTSLQATLPVVRQEP, encoded by the coding sequence GTGACGCCGACGCTCACCACCGTCGGCGTGCCGATGGCGGACGGCACCACCCTGGCCACCGACGTGTGGCTGCCGCCGGCCGAGCAGTTCGGTGGCCCGCGCCCCACCCTGCTGCAGCGCCTGCCCTACGGGCGGGGGTCCGCCTCCGCGATGGTGCTGCCGGCACCGGCGGCCCTCGCCGCGCTCGGCTACGCCGTCGTCGTCCAGGACGTGCGCGGCACCGGCGACTCCGAGGGCGACTTCGTGCCCTTCCACGAGGCCGCCGACGGCGCCGCCACCGTCGAGTGGGCCGCCGCCCAGCCGTTCTCCGACGGCCGGGTCTGCCTCTACGGGTTCTCCTACCAGGGCTACAACCAGCTGCAGACCGCGGCGCTGCGCCCCGCGGGGCTGGTCGCGGTGGCGCCGATGATGGCGCCCACCTCGCCGTACGAGTTCGTGCACGAGGCCGGCGCCCGCAAGTGGGACTTCATGGTCCTGTGGGCCGCCCAGCTGACCCGCCTCGGTGGTGACCCGCAGCGTCGTGCCGGCGACCCGCACGCCGCCGAGGCCGCCGCCGCGATCGGCGCCGAGCCGCCGCAGTGGTACCGCCACTGGGTCGGCAACGACCAGCCCGCGGGGTACTGGGACTCCCTCACCGCGGACCTCGAGGCCATCGACGTACCGGCCTTCACCGTGCTCGGCTACGCCGACGTGTTCGCCTCCGGCACCTGGGCGCTGGCCGGGTGTCTCGACGCCACCGTCGTCTGCGGCCCCTGGGCGCACATGCCGTGGGGCAGCCGCATCGGCGACCTCGAGCTCGGCCCCGAGGCCGGGCCGGCGCCCGCCGTCGAGGGCTTCCTGGCCTTCCTCGACCACGTCTTCGGTGAGGGCCCCGCACCGGCGCGCAGCACCTGGTTCGAGGTCGGCGGCGGATGGCACACCAGCGCCCAGTGGCCCCCGCCCGCCGAGCCGCTCACCCTGCACGGGACGAGCGGCGCGAGCGGCGCCAACAGCCGGCACGGCAGCGGCGCCCTGGTGCCCGAGCCGCCTCAGGCCGCACACCCCGAGTGGTTCGTCGCCGACCCCACCGCACCGGTGCCGGGCGCCAGCGCCGCCTACCCCGACAACGCCGCGCTCGAGGACCGCCGCGACGTGCTGTGCTGGACCACCGGGCCGCAGGACGCCCCGCTGCGTCTGGCCGGCACGCCCGTCGTGAGCGTCGAGGTGAGCACCCCGGCCGCCAGCCTCGATGTGTTCGCCGCGCTGTGCGTGGTCGACGGCGGGGTCTCGCGCCAGGTCAGCGCCGGCGTACGACGTACGACGGGCGGTCGGGTCGAGGTCGGCCTCAGCCCCGTCGGCTGGCGCCTCGAGCCCGGCCAAGTGCTGCGGGTGGAGGTCTCGGCCTCCCGCTTCCCGCGCCACGACCTCAACCCCCAGGGCGCCGACGGGGTGCTGATCGCCCCCGTCACGCTCACGTCCCTCCAGGCCACCCTCCCCGTCGTGAGGCAGGAACCATGA
- a CDS encoding acetamidase/formamidase family protein, giving the protein MSQQTSPRTPRSAALQPGTGPIRSATYLPAEPDTVLWGRLPCGTDTPVLTVEPGTEVTIDTISHEGILEDQGRDPRRFFTEHGAEEVLTDAIALAAADVPRTFGVDGPHVVSRPIQVTGARAGDLLAITILETLPRVPYGVISNRHAKGALPDTYPLDGAAVHSEFVTIADDHAHLGPARFPLAPFLGIMGVAVDGDERPHSVPPGPHGGNIDIRMLTVGSTLYLPIQVDGAMAYVGDPHFAQGDGEVSLTALEASLRATVRFDVLAREEAVAQFGELVGPLAATDELLIPTGMDPDLDVAVQNCVRAAIALLQARYGMSAPAAYAYLSAATDFHISQVVDVVKGVHAAIRRSDFPDAGGL; this is encoded by the coding sequence GTGAGCCAGCAAACGAGTCCGCGCACCCCCCGGTCCGCGGCACTGCAGCCCGGCACCGGGCCGATCCGATCGGCGACGTACCTGCCCGCCGAGCCCGACACCGTGTTGTGGGGTCGCCTGCCCTGCGGCACCGATACCCCGGTGCTGACCGTCGAGCCGGGCACCGAGGTCACCATCGACACGATCAGCCACGAGGGGATCCTCGAGGACCAGGGTCGCGACCCGCGGCGCTTCTTCACCGAGCACGGCGCCGAGGAGGTGCTCACCGACGCCATCGCCCTGGCCGCCGCCGACGTGCCGCGGACCTTCGGCGTCGACGGTCCGCACGTGGTCTCCCGCCCGATCCAGGTCACCGGCGCCCGGGCCGGTGACCTGCTCGCGATCACCATCCTCGAGACCCTCCCCCGGGTGCCGTACGGCGTGATCTCCAACCGTCACGCCAAAGGCGCCCTGCCGGACACCTACCCGCTCGACGGGGCGGCGGTGCACAGCGAGTTCGTCACCATCGCCGACGATCACGCCCACCTCGGGCCGGCCCGGTTCCCGCTCGCCCCGTTCCTGGGGATCATGGGCGTCGCGGTCGACGGCGACGAGCGGCCGCACAGCGTGCCGCCGGGACCGCACGGCGGCAACATCGACATCCGGATGCTCACCGTCGGCAGCACCCTCTACCTGCCGATCCAGGTCGACGGGGCGATGGCCTACGTCGGCGACCCGCACTTCGCTCAGGGCGACGGCGAGGTCAGCCTGACCGCGCTCGAGGCCAGCCTGCGCGCCACCGTCCGGTTCGACGTCCTCGCCCGCGAGGAGGCGGTGGCGCAGTTCGGCGAGCTGGTCGGTCCGCTGGCCGCCACCGACGAGCTGCTCATCCCCACCGGCATGGACCCCGACCTCGACGTCGCGGTGCAGAACTGCGTGCGCGCCGCGATCGCGCTGCTGCAGGCGCGCTACGGGATGAGCGCGCCGGCGGCCTACGCCTACCTCAGCGCCGCCACCGACTTCCACATCTCCCAGGTCGTCGACGTGGTCAAGGGCGTCCACGCCGCCATCCGGCGCAGCGACTTCCCCGACGCAGGCGGCTTGTGA
- a CDS encoding creatininase family protein: protein MEKSIRKARFLAEMSGPACGSAAAEGDPLFLQPIGAVEHHGAHLPLATDALVADAVAARLVTERPDLDVVVMPTLTYGTSNEHVWAPGTVSLSPVTLLAVLDDVAASVRRAGGRRFAFLNAHGGNTNLLRVAIREIRVKHDLMTFLAHCDLPPDNGGPAGDPREEGLGIHGGLGETSMMLHLFPELVDLSLAERRIPSWINEYRALGFEQGSEYAWLSEDITVDGVIGDPTLATAEHGRARVAESVRNVAAAVEEMLVFRFGTGPAVRS, encoded by the coding sequence ATGGAGAAGTCGATCCGGAAGGCCCGATTCCTCGCCGAGATGAGCGGCCCCGCTTGCGGAAGTGCCGCCGCGGAGGGGGATCCGCTCTTCCTGCAGCCCATCGGTGCCGTCGAGCACCATGGCGCCCACCTGCCCCTGGCCACGGACGCGCTGGTCGCGGACGCCGTCGCCGCCCGGCTGGTCACCGAGCGCCCCGACCTCGACGTCGTGGTGATGCCGACGTTGACCTACGGCACCTCCAACGAGCACGTCTGGGCGCCCGGCACCGTCAGCCTGAGCCCGGTCACCCTGCTCGCCGTGCTCGACGACGTCGCGGCCTCCGTACGACGCGCCGGCGGCCGGCGCTTCGCCTTCCTCAACGCCCACGGCGGCAACACCAACCTGCTGCGGGTCGCGATCCGCGAGATCCGGGTCAAGCACGACCTGATGACGTTCCTGGCGCACTGCGACCTGCCGCCGGACAACGGCGGCCCCGCCGGCGACCCCCGCGAGGAGGGGCTGGGCATCCACGGCGGTCTCGGCGAGACCTCGATGATGCTCCACCTCTTCCCCGAGCTCGTCGACCTCTCCCTGGCCGAGCGCCGCATCCCGTCGTGGATCAACGAGTACCGCGCGCTCGGCTTCGAGCAGGGCTCCGAGTACGCCTGGCTCTCCGAGGACATCACCGTCGACGGCGTCATCGGCGACCCCACCCTCGCCACCGCCGAGCACGGCCGAGCGCGCGTTGCGGAGTCGGTGCGCAACGTCGCCGCCGCCGTCGAGGAGATGCTCGTGTTCCGCTTCGGTACCGGCCCCGCGGTGCGGTCGTGA
- a CDS encoding NtaA/DmoA family FMN-dependent monooxygenase (This protein belongs to a clade of FMN-dependent monooxygenases, within a broader family of flavin-dependent oxidoreductases, the luciferase-like monooxygenase (LMM) family, some of whose members use coenzyme F420 rather than FMN.), translated as MPRQMTLIGFYKIPTAHYTGMWRHPHSATNLLDPALPMHAAKVLEEGLFDMIFMSDGIVTPATFGDRFDETLRSGSQGALELEPSVVLSMMATATSRIGLGGTMSTTFMPPFHIARILGSLDVLSGGRAAWNIVTSHNDVQAQNFGSDTILPADQRYDRADEVTEAVTGLWSSWEADAVVVDKQTGVFVDPEKVHHVDYEGEHVKVRGPLSIPRSAQGRPVLMQAGSSNRGMEFGARWGEIIFVMGHTPEALHKQRAAMRAKVAELGRNPDDLKVAALVQPIIGETEAIAREKQEFIRSTVSVDAALAVLSAHTGIDLSAMPRDTAVSAIVDQLGGPGARGTAALLNQANDAGTDGITLEEAARKFGASGLTPQVVGTGEQVAEQLRELFDAEAADGFMIDPTEMPGTFESFTRAVVPHLQRMGVFRTAYAGETLRDVLGLPSVVS; from the coding sequence GTGCCACGCCAGATGACCCTGATCGGGTTCTACAAGATCCCCACCGCCCACTACACCGGGATGTGGCGGCACCCGCACAGCGCGACGAACCTGCTGGACCCGGCGTTGCCGATGCACGCGGCGAAGGTCCTCGAGGAGGGCCTGTTCGACATGATCTTCATGTCCGACGGCATCGTCACGCCGGCCACGTTCGGCGACCGCTTCGACGAGACGCTGCGCAGCGGCTCCCAGGGTGCTCTGGAGCTCGAGCCCTCGGTCGTCCTGTCGATGATGGCCACCGCGACCAGCCGGATCGGCCTCGGCGGCACCATGTCGACGACCTTCATGCCTCCGTTCCACATCGCCCGCATCCTGGGCTCCCTGGACGTCCTCAGCGGCGGGCGCGCGGCGTGGAACATCGTCACCTCCCACAACGACGTGCAGGCCCAGAACTTCGGCAGCGACACGATCCTGCCCGCCGACCAGCGCTACGACCGCGCCGACGAGGTCACCGAGGCCGTCACCGGTCTGTGGTCGTCGTGGGAGGCCGACGCCGTCGTCGTGGACAAGCAGACCGGTGTCTTCGTCGACCCCGAGAAGGTCCACCACGTCGACTACGAGGGCGAGCACGTCAAGGTCCGCGGCCCTCTGTCGATCCCGCGCAGCGCCCAGGGCCGGCCGGTGCTGATGCAGGCCGGCTCCTCCAACCGCGGCATGGAGTTCGGTGCCCGCTGGGGCGAGATCATCTTCGTGATGGGCCACACCCCCGAGGCCCTGCACAAGCAGCGCGCGGCGATGCGGGCGAAGGTCGCCGAGCTCGGCCGCAACCCCGACGACCTCAAGGTCGCCGCGCTCGTGCAGCCCATCATCGGCGAGACCGAGGCGATCGCCCGCGAGAAGCAGGAGTTCATCCGCTCCACCGTCTCCGTCGACGCCGCCCTGGCGGTGCTCTCCGCGCACACCGGCATCGACCTGTCCGCCATGCCCCGCGACACCGCCGTCTCCGCGATCGTCGACCAGCTCGGCGGTCCCGGTGCCCGCGGCACCGCGGCGCTGCTCAACCAGGCCAACGACGCCGGCACCGACGGGATCACGCTGGAGGAGGCGGCCCGCAAGTTCGGCGCCAGCGGGCTGACGCCCCAGGTCGTCGGCACCGGTGAGCAGGTCGCCGAGCAGCTGCGCGAGCTGTTCGACGCCGAGGCCGCGGACGGTTTCATGATCGACCCGACCGAGATGCCCGGGACCTTCGAGTCCTTCACCCGCGCCGTCGTACCGCACCTGCAGCGCATGGGCGTCTTCCGCACCGCGTACGCCGGCGAGACGCTGCGCGACGTCCTCGGCCTGCCGAGCGTGGTGTCCTGA
- a CDS encoding GntR family transcriptional regulator, with the protein MTDPTDPIRATDPIDAVPAPRPSLRDIWQAAVGADGRLPPETELADLLGMGRNSVREVLIRLEAEGYIARRHGAGTFANPAAMDIGVRIDRTMEFAEVVRGLGHEARVELLEAGWVSPSPDIVEKLQVTDGYLVYRTCKRWLADGHPVMYAEDFIPAPRKVAVDAAKSVLVIAERANGHVTEWVSSLVEAQVAGDRADDLGVGRSTPLLRLEQVGVSRIGTRCWLAREYHSGSAGPLPLRYGLVRTVLPGIEETVDLAARG; encoded by the coding sequence ATGACCGATCCGACCGACCCGATCCGGGCGACCGATCCGATCGATGCCGTGCCCGCGCCGCGTCCCAGCCTTCGCGACATCTGGCAGGCCGCGGTCGGTGCCGACGGCCGGCTGCCTCCCGAGACCGAGCTCGCAGACCTGCTCGGGATGGGCCGCAACTCGGTGCGCGAGGTGCTGATCCGGCTGGAGGCCGAGGGCTACATCGCCCGCCGCCACGGGGCCGGCACCTTCGCCAACCCTGCGGCGATGGACATCGGGGTGCGGATCGACCGGACCATGGAGTTCGCCGAGGTGGTGCGCGGGCTCGGACACGAGGCGCGGGTGGAGCTGCTGGAGGCGGGATGGGTGTCCCCGAGTCCCGACATCGTCGAGAAACTGCAGGTCACAGACGGTTACCTGGTCTACCGGACCTGCAAGCGGTGGCTCGCCGACGGCCATCCGGTGATGTACGCCGAGGACTTCATCCCCGCCCCGCGCAAGGTCGCCGTCGACGCGGCCAAGAGCGTCCTGGTGATCGCCGAGCGGGCCAACGGACACGTCACGGAGTGGGTCTCCTCCCTGGTCGAGGCCCAGGTCGCCGGCGATCGTGCCGACGACCTCGGCGTGGGACGGAGCACCCCGCTGCTGCGTCTCGAGCAGGTCGGCGTGAGCCGGATCGGCACCCGCTGCTGGCTGGCGCGGGAGTACCACAGCGGCTCCGCCGGGCCCCTGCCGCTGCGCTACGGGCTCGTGCGCACGGTGCTGCCGGGAATCGAGGAGACGGTCGACCTCGCGGCGCGCGGCTAG
- a CDS encoding ABC transporter ATP-binding protein — translation MTASSVALGPLDTDTGVRLRGVEKVFRSRRSTVQALSSVDLEIRSGEFVTLFGPSGCGKSTVLRIIAGLERETSGEVSVFGTSPAEASKRKNIAWIPQSSALLPWLSVKANASLSNVVNRRPDRNGTTSRTPLDPVQLLGEVGLSDFLGAKPNQLSGGMRQRASIARGFVQGAELMLMDEPFSALDELTKDALQLRLLEVWSQHRKTIVFVTHSVNEAVLLSDRIVVMTPRPGRIQGVVDITLPRENRPELAGTPEFTALVDEVKQVLRTGWEGER, via the coding sequence ATGACGGCCTCGTCGGTGGCGCTCGGCCCCCTCGACACCGACACCGGTGTCCGGCTCCGCGGCGTGGAGAAGGTCTTCCGCTCCCGCCGCTCGACCGTCCAGGCGCTCTCCTCGGTGGACCTGGAGATCCGCTCGGGTGAGTTCGTCACCCTCTTCGGCCCGTCGGGCTGCGGCAAGTCGACGGTCCTGCGGATCATCGCCGGGCTCGAGCGCGAGACCAGCGGCGAGGTGTCGGTCTTCGGCACCTCACCGGCGGAGGCCTCCAAGCGGAAGAACATCGCCTGGATCCCGCAGTCGTCGGCCCTGCTCCCGTGGCTCAGCGTGAAGGCGAACGCCTCGCTGTCCAACGTGGTCAACCGGCGACCCGACCGCAACGGCACCACCAGCCGCACCCCGCTCGACCCCGTGCAGCTGCTCGGGGAGGTCGGCCTCAGCGACTTCCTCGGCGCCAAGCCCAACCAGCTCTCCGGCGGCATGCGGCAGCGCGCCTCGATCGCCCGCGGCTTCGTCCAGGGCGCGGAGCTGATGCTGATGGACGAGCCCTTCTCCGCGCTCGACGAGCTCACCAAGGACGCGCTCCAGCTGCGTCTGCTCGAGGTGTGGTCGCAGCACCGCAAGACGATCGTGTTCGTCACCCACTCGGTCAACGAGGCCGTGCTGCTCTCGGACCGGATCGTCGTCATGACGCCGCGCCCGGGCCGGATCCAGGGAGTCGTCGACATCACCCTGCCCCGCGAGAACCGCCCGGAGCTGGCGGGGACCCCGGAGTTCACGGCACTGGTGGACGAGGTCAAGCAGGTGCTGCGCACCGGCTGGGAGGGAGAGCGATGA
- a CDS encoding cysteine hydrolase family protein — protein sequence MKTPGTVGAHPATAWRIDDGVVDLRRGAGREREGWEVSAEPQSLVLDPARTALVVVDMQNDFCHPDGWLGSIGVDVSEARRPIEPLQRLLGPWRATGAPVIWLNWGTRPDRANLPSGVLHVYDPDGHSTGIGEELPGAGAVLQAGSWNAAVVDELEVAAGDISIDKHRMSGFWDTPLDSVLRNLDVTTLLFAGVNADQCVLATLIDAACAGYDVAMLTDCSATTSPDFCWEATVYNVKQCFGFVAESTAVLEGITA from the coding sequence ATGAAGACACCCGGCACCGTGGGCGCCCACCCCGCCACGGCCTGGCGGATCGACGACGGCGTGGTCGACCTGCGCCGCGGCGCCGGCCGCGAACGAGAGGGCTGGGAGGTCAGCGCCGAGCCACAGTCCCTGGTCCTCGACCCCGCGCGCACCGCACTGGTCGTGGTGGACATGCAGAACGACTTCTGCCACCCCGACGGCTGGCTCGGCTCGATCGGCGTGGACGTCTCCGAGGCCCGGCGGCCCATCGAGCCGCTGCAGCGGCTGCTCGGCCCCTGGCGCGCCACCGGCGCACCGGTGATCTGGCTGAACTGGGGGACCCGGCCCGACCGGGCGAACCTGCCCTCCGGCGTCCTGCACGTCTACGACCCCGACGGCCACAGCACCGGCATCGGCGAGGAGCTCCCCGGCGCCGGCGCGGTGCTGCAGGCCGGCTCCTGGAACGCCGCGGTCGTCGACGAGCTCGAGGTCGCCGCCGGTGACATCAGCATCGACAAGCACCGGATGAGCGGCTTCTGGGACACCCCGCTCGACTCGGTGCTGCGCAACCTCGACGTCACCACGCTGCTGTTCGCCGGGGTCAACGCCGACCAGTGCGTGCTGGCCACCCTCATCGACGCCGCCTGCGCCGGCTACGACGTCGCGATGCTCACCGACTGCTCCGCCACGACCTCCCCGGACTTCTGCTGGGAGGCAACCGTCTACAACGTCAAGCAGTGCTTCGGCTTCGTCGCCGAGAGCACCGCCGTACTGGAAGGAATCACGGCATGA
- a CDS encoding ABC transporter substrate-binding protein: MASKARLSVAAVLGAGVLLTSLTACGEEEKSAAPTSSSVISDERCAANGEAGKLTYLTSYQYAATASILDVLAAEELGYFDDLCLDVEVQPGDTAQNPQLVSAGRAAFAALGGPADVLSAVAAGADVVSVATYGNVPAIEYISLADGPIKDLKDLEGKTVGYKGNQDPPLLSMLEKAGVDTDKVEFVSVGYDPSILAQGKVHALEAYKSNEPKVLAKAGHEVTEWKPEEYGVQSSFNNLVTSSKFAEKNPTAVEDFLRATFKAYEWLSASDENLTKGLGWAEKATGPGSYDVELAKVRWQTEVELISSSQPEGTPLGFQSEEQWKPEAEVYVEHGVLKEMPDLSEAFDASYVEAIFEGTELVWGE; encoded by the coding sequence ATGGCATCCAAGGCCCGTCTCTCCGTCGCCGCCGTCCTCGGCGCCGGGGTCCTCCTCACCTCCCTGACCGCCTGCGGCGAGGAGGAGAAGTCCGCAGCGCCGACCTCCTCCTCCGTGATCAGCGACGAGCGCTGCGCCGCCAACGGCGAGGCCGGCAAGCTCACCTACCTCACCTCCTACCAGTACGCCGCGACGGCGAGCATCCTCGACGTCCTCGCCGCCGAGGAGCTCGGCTACTTCGACGACCTGTGTCTCGACGTCGAGGTCCAGCCCGGCGACACCGCGCAGAACCCGCAGCTGGTCAGCGCCGGCCGCGCCGCCTTCGCCGCCCTCGGGGGTCCCGCCGACGTGCTGAGCGCCGTCGCTGCCGGCGCCGACGTGGTCTCCGTCGCCACCTACGGCAACGTGCCGGCGATCGAGTACATCTCGCTCGCCGACGGGCCCATCAAGGACCTCAAGGACCTCGAGGGCAAGACCGTGGGCTACAAGGGCAACCAGGACCCGCCGCTGCTGTCCATGCTGGAGAAGGCCGGCGTCGACACCGACAAGGTCGAGTTCGTCTCCGTCGGCTACGACCCCTCGATCCTCGCCCAGGGCAAGGTCCACGCGCTGGAGGCCTACAAGTCCAACGAGCCCAAGGTCCTCGCCAAGGCCGGCCACGAGGTCACCGAGTGGAAGCCCGAGGAGTACGGCGTCCAGAGCAGCTTCAACAACCTGGTCACCAGCTCGAAGTTCGCCGAGAAGAACCCGACCGCGGTCGAGGACTTCCTCCGCGCCACGTTCAAGGCCTACGAGTGGCTCTCGGCCAGCGACGAGAACCTGACCAAGGGCCTGGGCTGGGCCGAGAAGGCCACCGGACCCGGCAGCTACGACGTCGAGCTGGCGAAGGTGCGCTGGCAGACCGAGGTCGAGCTGATCAGCTCCAGCCAGCCCGAAGGCACGCCGCTGGGCTTCCAGAGCGAGGAGCAGTGGAAGCCCGAGGCCGAGGTGTACGTCGAGCACGGCGTGCTCAAGGAGATGCCGGACCTGTCCGAGGCGTTCGACGCCTCCTACGTCGAGGCCATCTTCGAGGGCACCGAGCTCGTCTGGGGCGAGTGA
- a CDS encoding amidase, which translates to MSPNPADLAGLAARLGALTTTPSVLAAPEHDGSPHAGPLSGIDIVVKDLIDIAGLPTGGGNPDRLAEATPAPRHAVAVQRLLDAGARVIGKSHTDELAFSLSGTNVHYGTPLNPRAADRVPGGSSSGSVSAVAGGLVPLALATDTGGSIRVPSSYCGVFGLRPTHGRVPLDGVLEFAPTFGTVGLIAADGPLLQTGGTALLETTPRAADVTTLVLAEDLLALADPAVAAAVASATQPLAERLGADVVRADLTRGRVGEWFETFRNRQMVEAWRSHGTWITARVPRFGPGIEQRFWTAARTDPALGEVADAGRALVRAEIDDLLPPGGVLVLPSAATVAPELDLTGPVKDDLRLRTMQLTCVAGLGGLPAVSLPLAAVDDLPVGVCLVGRPGDDELLLAIAATITPEEHR; encoded by the coding sequence ATGAGCCCCAACCCCGCGGACCTCGCCGGTCTCGCCGCCCGGCTGGGCGCGCTGACCACCACCCCCAGCGTGCTCGCCGCCCCGGAGCACGACGGGTCGCCCCACGCCGGCCCCCTGTCCGGCATCGACATCGTCGTCAAGGACCTGATCGACATCGCCGGGCTGCCCACCGGCGGCGGCAACCCCGACCGGTTGGCCGAGGCCACGCCCGCACCGAGGCACGCCGTGGCGGTGCAGCGGCTGCTGGACGCCGGCGCCCGCGTGATCGGCAAGTCCCACACCGACGAGCTGGCGTTCAGCCTGTCCGGCACCAACGTGCACTACGGCACCCCGCTGAACCCCCGCGCCGCCGACCGGGTGCCCGGCGGCTCCTCCAGCGGCTCGGTCTCCGCCGTCGCCGGCGGCCTGGTGCCGTTGGCGCTCGCCACCGACACCGGCGGCTCGATCCGGGTGCCGTCGTCGTACTGCGGCGTCTTCGGGCTGCGCCCCACCCATGGCCGGGTCCCGCTCGACGGCGTCTTGGAGTTCGCCCCCACCTTCGGCACCGTCGGGCTGATCGCGGCCGACGGTCCCCTGCTGCAGACCGGCGGCACCGCCCTGCTCGAGACCACGCCCCGGGCCGCCGACGTCACCACGCTGGTGCTCGCCGAGGACCTGCTCGCGCTCGCCGACCCCGCCGTCGCGGCGGCGGTGGCCTCGGCGACCCAGCCGCTGGCCGAGCGCCTCGGAGCGGACGTCGTCCGCGCCGACCTGACCCGGGGACGGGTGGGGGAGTGGTTCGAGACCTTCCGCAACCGCCAGATGGTCGAGGCCTGGCGCAGCCACGGCACGTGGATCACCGCCCGCGTCCCGCGCTTCGGCCCCGGCATCGAGCAGCGCTTCTGGACCGCGGCACGCACCGACCCCGCCCTCGGCGAGGTGGCTGACGCCGGCCGCGCGCTGGTGCGCGCCGAGATCGACGACCTGCTTCCGCCCGGCGGCGTGCTGGTCCTGCCCTCGGCCGCGACCGTGGCCCCGGAGCTGGACCTCACCGGCCCGGTCAAGGACGACCTGCGGCTCCGCACCATGCAGCTGACCTGCGTCGCCGGGCTGGGCGGGCTGCCCGCCGTCAGCCTCCCGCTCGCCGCCGTCGACGACCTGCCGGTCGGCGTCTGCCTCGTCGGCCGCCCCGGCGACGACGAGCTGCTGCTGGCCATCGCCGCCACCATCACCCCCGAGGAGCACCGATGA
- a CDS encoding ABC transporter permease, with translation MKAYSSIATRFVAPLALILLIGFGWQWVATNMVSVLPTLQDMWASVRDDPRMYTENAWITVKTALFGFLLGGVIALALGIMCVNKAIRSAVMPIATMLHVTPIVAVAPALIVAFGFGDGPHLATATIAAFFPMLINAITGFQAIDDQAHEVFCAMSASRAEVFWRLRLLSSLPYLFAGARVSITGAMVGAVVSEFFGTPEGLGALIVTAQANINLPVMWCAILVTAISSMLLMSLVGLVERLTVRW, from the coding sequence ATGAAGGCGTACTCGTCGATCGCGACGCGGTTCGTCGCACCGCTCGCGCTGATCCTGCTGATCGGCTTCGGCTGGCAGTGGGTCGCCACCAACATGGTCAGCGTCCTGCCCACGCTGCAGGACATGTGGGCCAGCGTCCGCGACGACCCGCGGATGTACACCGAGAACGCGTGGATCACGGTCAAGACCGCCCTGTTCGGATTCCTGCTCGGCGGGGTGATCGCCCTCGCGCTCGGCATCATGTGCGTGAACAAGGCGATCCGCTCAGCGGTGATGCCGATCGCGACGATGCTGCACGTCACGCCGATCGTCGCGGTCGCACCGGCCCTCATCGTCGCCTTCGGCTTCGGCGACGGCCCGCACCTGGCGACGGCGACCATCGCGGCGTTCTTCCCGATGCTGATCAACGCCATCACCGGCTTCCAGGCCATCGACGACCAGGCGCACGAGGTCTTCTGCGCGATGTCGGCCTCCCGCGCCGAGGTGTTCTGGCGGCTGCGGCTGCTCTCGAGCCTGCCGTACCTGTTCGCCGGTGCCCGGGTCTCGATCACCGGCGCGATGGTGGGCGCGGTCGTCTCGGAGTTCTTCGGCACCCCCGAGGGGCTCGGCGCGCTCATCGTGACCGCCCAGGCCAACATCAACCTGCCGGTGATGTGGTGCGCGATCCTCGTCACCGCGATCTCCTCGATGCTGCTGATGTCGCTCGTCGGCCTCGTGGAACGACTCACCGTCCGCTGGTGA